A genomic stretch from Halichoerus grypus chromosome 7, mHalGry1.hap1.1, whole genome shotgun sequence includes:
- the FRMPD2 gene encoding FERM and PDZ domain-containing protein 2: protein MTSVPLPGDRLLQVDGVSLCGLTHKQAVQYLKGSGQVARLVLERRGPRTAQQCPSAKDRTGDECTAVSLATALPGRPAGCVSATDGPKFEVTLKKNASGLGFSFVQMEKESCSHLKNDIVRIKRLFPGQPAEENGAIAAGDIILAVNGRPTEGLVFQEVLHLLRGASQEVTLLLCRPPPGALPEVDQGWQTAVLSSDKEFTRATCTDSEQSPSLDHEDSRRDSASPDPGESLGLRPESFQKATREAPWDQDLERPWATSLMHPQDSHPHLCRLQQGVDASALASSLEKDMRQNCYSVCDVRRLERFSSSSSLTGLSTDIF, encoded by the exons ATGacctctgtccccctcccaggTGACCGGCTCCTGCAGGTGGATGGAGTGAGTCTGTGCGGCCTCACCCACAAGCAGGCTGTGCAGTACCTCAAGGGTTCTGGGCAG GTTGCAAGACTGGTCTTAGAGAGAAGAGGCCCCAGGACCGCCCAGCAGTGTCCTTCTGCTAAGGACAGGACGGGAGATGAATGCACGGCTGTTTCCTTGGCAACAGCCTTGCCTGGCAGGCCCGCGGGCTGTGTCTCAGCGACAGAtg GTCCTAAGTTTGAAGTCACTCTGAAAAAAAATGCCAGTGGTTTGGGATTCAGCTTCGTGCAGATGGAGAAAGAAAGCTGCAGCCATCTCAAGAATgatattgtgagaattaagagACTCTTCCCAGGGCAGCCAGCTGAGGAGAATGGGGCCATTGCAGCGGGTGACATTATCCTGGCCGTGAATGGAAGGCCCACAGAAGGCCTCGTCTTCCAG GAGGTGCTCCATTTACTGCGAGGGGCCTCACAGGAAGTCACGCTCCTGCTTTGCCGACCCCCTCCAGGTGCACTGCCTGAGGTGGACCAGGGATGGCAG ACAGCCGTGCTCTCATCAGACAAAGAGTTCACCAGGGCAACTTGCACAGACTCAGAGCAGAGCCCCAGTCTGGATCACGAGGACAGCCGGAGGGACAGTGCCTCCCCAGACCCAGGAGAAAGCCTGGGTCTTAGGCCAGAATCTTTCCAAAAAGCCACCAGGGAGGCACCATGGGACCAAGACCTAGAGAGACCCTGGGCCACTTCCCTGATGCATCCTCAGGATTCCCACCCTCATTTATGCAGACTTCAACAAGGAGTGGATGCATCAGCATTGGCCAGCTCTTTGGAAAAGGATATGAGGCAAAACTGCTATTCAGTTTGTGATGTCAGGAGACTTGAAAG attttcctCCTCATCTTCTCTAACCGGACTTTCGACAGATATTTTCTGA